Proteins encoded together in one Acipenser ruthenus chromosome 40, fAciRut3.2 maternal haplotype, whole genome shotgun sequence window:
- the LOC117968705 gene encoding transmembrane protease serine 4-like isoform X3 yields the protein MSTRCIVITVVAVLVTLGILIGTGFLIKILLDYYYFFCTKSFKFIPLDKACDGIVDCKDAEDELTCVTKLSISSTFPLRLVTDDSLLQVYSDASQSWRLVCTEGWQEALTSQACLQLGYTRNPYSSQVLVKNLPAAMQGSYSWVNTPGNTGGIESMLKDRDSCSSGSVVSLTCSGCGVKRTQRVVGGSDTAIEDWPWQVSLQFNKQHTCGGSVVTPRWIVTAAHCFPDNQKLLSRWEVVSGLTTLSSKGAVGVSQVIVHGSYAGNDNDIAMVLLSQPLTLSESVKPVCLPTYDLQMNANSRLWVTGWGNTQEKGKLSTVLQQAEIAYLDRDVCNRPNSYAGLITPRMLCAGSLDGKVDSCQGDSGGPLVLLRERWQLVGVVSWGTGCARPNRPGIYTNLGVFLDWIHGVMQQYS from the exons ATGTCAACCAGGTGCATAGTGATCACTGTGGTGGCAGTACTGGTTACGCTGGGAATACTGATTGGGACTGGCTTCCTGA TCAAGATCCTGCTGGACTATTACTACTTTTTCTGCACCAAGTCCTTCAAGTTCATTCCCCTGGATAAGGCTTGTGATGGGATAGTGGACTGCAAGGACGCTGAGGACGAGCTCACCTGTGTGACCAAGCTGAGCATCAGCTCCACCTTCCCAT TGCGGCTCGTGACTGATGACAGCTTGCTCCAGGTGTACAGTGATGCCAGCCAGTCCTGGAGGCTGGTCTGCACGGAGGGCTGGCAGGAGGCACTGACTAGCCAGGCCTGCCTGCAACTTGGATACACCAG AAACCCCTACAGTAGCCAGGTCCTGGTCAAGAATCTGCCGGCAGCAATGCAGGGCTCCTACAGCTGGGTCAACACCCCTGGGAACACTGGGGGCATCGAGAGCATGCTGAAAGACAG AGACAGCTGCTCCTCTGGCTCTGTTGTGTCTCTCACCTGCTCAG GCTGTGGTGTGAAGAGGACGCAGCGTGTGGTCGGAGGCTCGGACACCGCTATAGAGGACTGGCCTTGGCAGGTCAGTCTGCAGTTCAACAAGCAGCACACCTGTGGAGGCTCCGTGGTGACCCCTCGATGGATCGTCACGGCAGCACACTGCTTCCCAGA TAACCAGAAGCTGTTGAGCCGCTGGGAGGTGGTGTCTGGCTTGACTACGCTATCGTCCAAAGGGGCTGTGGGAGTGTCCCAGGTCATCGTTCATGGGAGCTATGCCGGCAACGACAACGACATCGCCATGGTGTTGCTGAGCCAGCCACTCACCCTCTCAG AGTCTGTGAAGCCAGTGTGTCTGCCCACCTATGACCTGCAGATGAATGCCAACAGCCGGCTGTGGGTGACAGGCTGGGGGAACACCCAGGAGAAAG GGAAGCTGTCGACGGTTCTTCAGCAGGCTGAGATCGCCTACCTGGACCGGGATGTCTGTAATCGGCCAAACAGCTATGCAGGGCTCATCACACCCAGGATGCTGTGCGCCGGCTCCCTGGACGGCAAGGTCGACTCCTGCCAG GGAGACAGTGGGGGTCCTCTGGTTCTTTTGAGGGAGCGCTGGCAGCTCGTGGGGGTGGTGAGTTGGGGTACTGGCTGCGCTCGTCCTAACAGACCGGGCATCTACACCAACCTGGGGGTCTTCCTGGACTGGATCCACGGCGTCATGCAG cAATACTCCTGA
- the LOC117968705 gene encoding transmembrane protease serine 4-like isoform X2, producing the protein MSSVRSTRVIGRGTSPSGRMVSRASPSGRMPESLEAAESAKPLNAEVGAVPDEPGVEMSTRCIVITVVAVLVTLGILIGTGFLIKILLDYYYFFCTKSFKFIPLDKACDGIVDCKDAEDELTCVTKLSISSTFPLRLVTDDSLLQVYSDASQSWRLVCTEGWQEALTSQACLQLGYTRNPYSSQVLVKNLPAAMQGSYSWVNTPGNTGGIESMLKDRDSCSSGSVVSLTCSGCGVKRTQRVVGGSDTAIEDWPWQVSLQFNKQHTCGGSVVTPRWIVTAAHCFPDNQKLLSRWEVVSGLTTLSSKGAVGVSQVIVHGSYAGNDNDIAMVLLSQPLTLSESVKPVCLPTYDLQMNANSRLWVTGWGNTQEKGKLSTVLQQAEIAYLDRDVCNRPNSYAGLITPRMLCAGSLDGKVDSCQGDSGGPLVLLRERWQLVGVVSWGTGCARPNRPGIYTNLGVFLDWIHGVMQQYS; encoded by the exons ATGTCTTCTGTGCGTAGCACGAGGGTTATTGGACGTGGAACATCTCCCTCTGGCAGGATGGTGAGCAGAGCATCTCCCTCTGGCAGGATG CCTGAGAGTTTGGAAGCAGCAGAGAGTGCCAAGCCACTGAACGCCG AGGTCGGAGCAGTGCCAGACGAACCCGGTGTGGAGATGTCAACCAGGTGCATAGTGATCACTGTGGTGGCAGTACTGGTTACGCTGGGAATACTGATTGGGACTGGCTTCCTGA TCAAGATCCTGCTGGACTATTACTACTTTTTCTGCACCAAGTCCTTCAAGTTCATTCCCCTGGATAAGGCTTGTGATGGGATAGTGGACTGCAAGGACGCTGAGGACGAGCTCACCTGTGTGACCAAGCTGAGCATCAGCTCCACCTTCCCAT TGCGGCTCGTGACTGATGACAGCTTGCTCCAGGTGTACAGTGATGCCAGCCAGTCCTGGAGGCTGGTCTGCACGGAGGGCTGGCAGGAGGCACTGACTAGCCAGGCCTGCCTGCAACTTGGATACACCAG AAACCCCTACAGTAGCCAGGTCCTGGTCAAGAATCTGCCGGCAGCAATGCAGGGCTCCTACAGCTGGGTCAACACCCCTGGGAACACTGGGGGCATCGAGAGCATGCTGAAAGACAG AGACAGCTGCTCCTCTGGCTCTGTTGTGTCTCTCACCTGCTCAG GCTGTGGTGTGAAGAGGACGCAGCGTGTGGTCGGAGGCTCGGACACCGCTATAGAGGACTGGCCTTGGCAGGTCAGTCTGCAGTTCAACAAGCAGCACACCTGTGGAGGCTCCGTGGTGACCCCTCGATGGATCGTCACGGCAGCACACTGCTTCCCAGA TAACCAGAAGCTGTTGAGCCGCTGGGAGGTGGTGTCTGGCTTGACTACGCTATCGTCCAAAGGGGCTGTGGGAGTGTCCCAGGTCATCGTTCATGGGAGCTATGCCGGCAACGACAACGACATCGCCATGGTGTTGCTGAGCCAGCCACTCACCCTCTCAG AGTCTGTGAAGCCAGTGTGTCTGCCCACCTATGACCTGCAGATGAATGCCAACAGCCGGCTGTGGGTGACAGGCTGGGGGAACACCCAGGAGAAAG GGAAGCTGTCGACGGTTCTTCAGCAGGCTGAGATCGCCTACCTGGACCGGGATGTCTGTAATCGGCCAAACAGCTATGCAGGGCTCATCACACCCAGGATGCTGTGCGCCGGCTCCCTGGACGGCAAGGTCGACTCCTGCCAG GGAGACAGTGGGGGTCCTCTGGTTCTTTTGAGGGAGCGCTGGCAGCTCGTGGGGGTGGTGAGTTGGGGTACTGGCTGCGCTCGTCCTAACAGACCGGGCATCTACACCAACCTGGGGGTCTTCCTGGACTGGATCCACGGCGTCATGCAG cAATACTCCTGA
- the LOC117968705 gene encoding transmembrane protease serine 4-like isoform X1, with amino-acid sequence MSSVRSTRVIGRGTSPSGRMVSRASPSGRMQPESLEAAESAKPLNAEVGAVPDEPGVEMSTRCIVITVVAVLVTLGILIGTGFLIKILLDYYYFFCTKSFKFIPLDKACDGIVDCKDAEDELTCVTKLSISSTFPLRLVTDDSLLQVYSDASQSWRLVCTEGWQEALTSQACLQLGYTRNPYSSQVLVKNLPAAMQGSYSWVNTPGNTGGIESMLKDRDSCSSGSVVSLTCSGCGVKRTQRVVGGSDTAIEDWPWQVSLQFNKQHTCGGSVVTPRWIVTAAHCFPDNQKLLSRWEVVSGLTTLSSKGAVGVSQVIVHGSYAGNDNDIAMVLLSQPLTLSESVKPVCLPTYDLQMNANSRLWVTGWGNTQEKGKLSTVLQQAEIAYLDRDVCNRPNSYAGLITPRMLCAGSLDGKVDSCQGDSGGPLVLLRERWQLVGVVSWGTGCARPNRPGIYTNLGVFLDWIHGVMQQYS; translated from the exons ATGTCTTCTGTGCGTAGCACGAGGGTTATTGGACGTGGAACATCTCCCTCTGGCAGGATGGTGAGCAGAGCATCTCCCTCTGGCAGGATG CAGCCTGAGAGTTTGGAAGCAGCAGAGAGTGCCAAGCCACTGAACGCCG AGGTCGGAGCAGTGCCAGACGAACCCGGTGTGGAGATGTCAACCAGGTGCATAGTGATCACTGTGGTGGCAGTACTGGTTACGCTGGGAATACTGATTGGGACTGGCTTCCTGA TCAAGATCCTGCTGGACTATTACTACTTTTTCTGCACCAAGTCCTTCAAGTTCATTCCCCTGGATAAGGCTTGTGATGGGATAGTGGACTGCAAGGACGCTGAGGACGAGCTCACCTGTGTGACCAAGCTGAGCATCAGCTCCACCTTCCCAT TGCGGCTCGTGACTGATGACAGCTTGCTCCAGGTGTACAGTGATGCCAGCCAGTCCTGGAGGCTGGTCTGCACGGAGGGCTGGCAGGAGGCACTGACTAGCCAGGCCTGCCTGCAACTTGGATACACCAG AAACCCCTACAGTAGCCAGGTCCTGGTCAAGAATCTGCCGGCAGCAATGCAGGGCTCCTACAGCTGGGTCAACACCCCTGGGAACACTGGGGGCATCGAGAGCATGCTGAAAGACAG AGACAGCTGCTCCTCTGGCTCTGTTGTGTCTCTCACCTGCTCAG GCTGTGGTGTGAAGAGGACGCAGCGTGTGGTCGGAGGCTCGGACACCGCTATAGAGGACTGGCCTTGGCAGGTCAGTCTGCAGTTCAACAAGCAGCACACCTGTGGAGGCTCCGTGGTGACCCCTCGATGGATCGTCACGGCAGCACACTGCTTCCCAGA TAACCAGAAGCTGTTGAGCCGCTGGGAGGTGGTGTCTGGCTTGACTACGCTATCGTCCAAAGGGGCTGTGGGAGTGTCCCAGGTCATCGTTCATGGGAGCTATGCCGGCAACGACAACGACATCGCCATGGTGTTGCTGAGCCAGCCACTCACCCTCTCAG AGTCTGTGAAGCCAGTGTGTCTGCCCACCTATGACCTGCAGATGAATGCCAACAGCCGGCTGTGGGTGACAGGCTGGGGGAACACCCAGGAGAAAG GGAAGCTGTCGACGGTTCTTCAGCAGGCTGAGATCGCCTACCTGGACCGGGATGTCTGTAATCGGCCAAACAGCTATGCAGGGCTCATCACACCCAGGATGCTGTGCGCCGGCTCCCTGGACGGCAAGGTCGACTCCTGCCAG GGAGACAGTGGGGGTCCTCTGGTTCTTTTGAGGGAGCGCTGGCAGCTCGTGGGGGTGGTGAGTTGGGGTACTGGCTGCGCTCGTCCTAACAGACCGGGCATCTACACCAACCTGGGGGTCTTCCTGGACTGGATCCACGGCGTCATGCAG cAATACTCCTGA